The following coding sequences lie in one Lolium perenne isolate Kyuss_39 chromosome 2, Kyuss_2.0, whole genome shotgun sequence genomic window:
- the LOC127335598 gene encoding uncharacterized protein — translation MGSMALLRCSACFLFLLSSSLGAANGMYRRAGGEADEEGFSSSRGVTDGARGARRAWPGYLYTRAVGRCTPQFWSSGAEQWPNIVPPEAAVWKVFGSRSVDKYGPRLTLLEATMRTDDVGSPFTKLVKHGSAALINAYTRTGFPFGSWEVKALLLEALVSEDAAAAQAERFEQANESCV, via the exons ATGGGTTCCATGGCGCTCCTCCGTTGTTCGGCctgcttcctcttcctcctcagctCGTCGCTTGGGGCGGCGAATGGGATGTATCGCAGGGCTGGCGGGGAGGCCGACGAGGAGGGGTTCAGCAGCAGCAGGGGGGTCACCGACGGCGCCCGCGGCGCCAGGAGGGCGTGGCCGGGGTACCTCTACACCAGAGCAGTCGGGCGATGCACACCCCA GTTCTGGAGCAGTGGAGCTGAGCAATGGCCCAACATCGTCCCTCCGGAAGCGGCGGTGTGGAAGGTGTTCGGCTCCAGGTCTGTCGACAAGTACGGCCCCCGCCTTACCCTGCTGGAGGCTACCATGAGGACCGATGACGTCGGCAGCCCCTTCACCAAGCTCGTGAAGCACGGAAGCGCGGCACTCATCAACGCCTACACTAGGACAGGCTTCCCTTTCGGTTCCTGGGAGGTGAAGGCGCTGCTGCTGGAGGCGCTCGTCTcggaggacgccgcggccgccCAGGCCGAGCGGTTCGAGCAGGCGAATGAGTCCTGCGTCTGA